DNA sequence from the Acidaminococcales bacterium genome:
AGATACCTTGGCATGCTCAAAGCCAGCGGCACGATAACCGATACCTGGGAATAAGTGGAAGTCAGGGCGACCACTTGTTTTTGTTTGCGGACAATCTTCCAAAGGTTGGCAATCAATATGGAAAATTTTTTGCCGAAATAATCCCCCTCAAAGCGTTCGCCCTTGTAAAAAGCCACGTTTTCGCTGTTTTCGCGCAGCCTGACCATGCTGTAGCGAAAATCCGCCTCAAATCTTTGCTGCTCAAAATTCAGCCGCCCCAGCGCGCGCCCGGTTTTGTCGGTCAGATAGGTGCCGGCCGCCGCGTAAAGCACGGTTACCCAAAGCATGTAGCCCGGGATGGAAACGGGAATGCCATAGGGGCCAAGGTCAAGCGCCCCGGACAGGCTCCATAGTATGCCGGCAAAAGATACGAACAAAACTATATTTTTGATCAGCCCCAGCGCCAAAGACAGCGTGCTTTCCACAAACAGCTTGATATCGTCGCTTATGCGCTGGTCGGGATTGTCCGTGTCTTTCTCAAACATCTGCAAAAGATAATAAGTCCTGGCCGTAAGCCAATGCTCGACATACCGCCTGGTCATCCAAGTGCGCCAGCGCATCTGCAGCACTTGTTGCAAATAATACGAATAAACCGCTATGGAAACATATACGGCGGCGATCAGGCAAAAATCCTTTACCGCACCGATTATTTCCGCGTTCTTGTATTCCTGCAAGGCGGTGTAAAAATCGTTGTACCACCGATTGAGCACAACTAACATGTACACTTGCCCAAGGCTGAGCGCGATGATCGCGGCCAGCAAAAAAGCGGCGCGGTATTTTTCCTCGGAACGCCAATACTCGCGGGTAAGCCGCCATAAAGAAGCCAAAAAACTTTTGCTGGC
Encoded proteins:
- a CDS encoding ABC transporter ATP-binding protein/permease; the protein is MEKIASKSFLASLWRLTREYWRSEEKYRAAFLLAAIIALSLGQVYMLVVLNRWYNDFYTALQEYKNAEIIGAVKDFCLIAAVYVSIAVYSYYLQQVLQMRWRTWMTRRYVEHWLTARTYYLLQMFEKDTDNPDQRISDDIKLFVESTLSLALGLIKNIVLFVSFAGILWSLSGALDLGPYGIPVSIPGYMLWVTVLYAAAGTYLTDKTGRALGRLNFEQQRFEADFRYSMVRLRENSENVAFYKGERFEGDYFGKKFSILIANLWKIVRKQKQVVALTSTYSQVSVIVPLALSMPRYLSRAINLGGLMQITAAFGRVQDALSFFVDAYVTMAQWYSVVARLTGFQRHMNEIREKYRQKGQDYLKGAAGSLLLKDLSVNLPDGRELISRLNVDFAPGSTWIVKGPSGSGKSSLLRSLSGLWPYVSGEIVYPAGIKMFLPQRSYLPLGSLRDALLYPGRSGVADERVKEALALCRLEWLAAELDREEDWAHIFSPGEQQRIAFVRALIHAPDWLFLDEATSAMDEALEREMYELLAARLPAAAVISVGHRSTLGSFHRSQLILTGGGGWRAQ